The following proteins are encoded in a genomic region of Sulfurospirillum arsenophilum NBRC 109478:
- a CDS encoding KpsF/GutQ family sugar-phosphate isomerase produces MQDFKAIAKEVLELEAKELLNAAQMIGAEMSEATNLIANIKGKLIVTGVGKSGLIGAKIAATLASTGTSSFFLHPTEAMHGDLGMVGKDDAVLAISYSGESEELIKILPHIKRFEIPLIGMARTKESSLGHYSDIFLPLHVEKEACPLDAAPTCSTTLTLALGDALAVCLMKKKNFQKEDFASFHPGGSLGKRLFVKVKDLMLKQDLPTINEATKLKDAVIKMSEGRLGNVLITDKNNKLLAILSDGDLRRALMRDDFTMDATAYEYATKNPKKLDDETLLASDALAFIETHKIQLVAITDKTGTLQGVLHIHHLVEAGIK; encoded by the coding sequence ATGCAAGATTTTAAAGCTATCGCTAAAGAAGTATTAGAACTTGAAGCAAAAGAGTTGCTTAATGCCGCCCAAATGATCGGTGCTGAGATGAGTGAAGCAACCAACTTAATTGCTAACATCAAAGGTAAATTGATCGTAACAGGCGTGGGGAAAAGTGGACTCATTGGAGCAAAGATCGCGGCAACACTTGCCAGTACAGGAACCAGTAGTTTTTTCCTTCATCCAACAGAAGCGATGCACGGCGATTTAGGTATGGTTGGCAAAGACGATGCGGTGTTGGCGATTAGCTATAGTGGAGAGAGTGAAGAGCTCATCAAAATATTACCGCATATCAAACGTTTTGAAATTCCACTTATTGGTATGGCTCGTACAAAAGAGTCTTCTTTAGGACATTACAGTGATATTTTTCTACCTTTACATGTAGAAAAAGAAGCATGCCCACTAGATGCTGCACCAACATGTTCAACAACACTCACGTTAGCTCTTGGTGATGCGTTAGCCGTTTGTTTAATGAAGAAGAAAAACTTTCAAAAAGAAGACTTTGCATCATTCCATCCTGGTGGAAGTTTGGGCAAACGTCTCTTTGTAAAAGTAAAAGATTTGATGTTAAAGCAAGATCTTCCGACTATCAATGAGGCAACCAAGCTCAAAGATGCCGTTATTAAAATGAGCGAAGGCAGACTAGGCAATGTGCTTATAACGGATAAGAACAATAAACTCTTAGCGATTTTAAGCGACGGCGACTTACGTAGAGCGCTCATGAGAGATGATTTTACAATGGATGCAACCGCGTATGAATACGCTACCAAAAATCCAAAAAAACTAGACGATGAAACGCTTTTAGCGAGTGATGCATTAGCGTTCATTGAAACACACAAAATACAACTTGTAGCGATTACCGATAAGACAGGTACGCTTCAAGGTGTTTTACATATCCACCATTTAGTGGAAGCAGGAATAAAATAA
- a CDS encoding pseudouridine synthase, which produces MRLNKMISHNTHYSRREADELIKAGHVKVDGTVVVDLSTQVSFKNKIELNGKALFEKHGYSVIVYHKQKGELVSKKDDRGRRTIYDTLPSQFGHYLSVGRLDFASEGLLLLCDSPSVVSALMHGDLERVYYVKINGMITPAMEKAMQEGLFLENARKGGHSHSEIRSMDFAPFVSYRIIKNNPTFSTIKVTINEGKNRELRRFFGYFDVDVVDLKRVSYGKIDLGMLRPGKHRYFDGGEYTALRDYLEYIKRDGDKIQVVDEDEEDDDQ; this is translated from the coding sequence ATGAGACTCAATAAAATGATTTCGCATAACACGCACTATTCAAGGCGTGAGGCGGACGAACTTATCAAAGCAGGACATGTTAAAGTTGATGGCACTGTTGTGGTGGATCTTTCTACACAGGTAAGTTTTAAAAATAAAATTGAACTAAATGGTAAAGCTCTTTTTGAAAAACATGGTTACTCTGTAATCGTTTATCACAAACAAAAAGGTGAGTTAGTCAGTAAAAAAGACGATCGTGGTCGTAGGACAATTTACGATACATTGCCTTCTCAATTTGGGCATTATCTGAGTGTTGGACGGCTGGATTTTGCCAGTGAAGGATTACTGCTTTTGTGTGATTCACCTTCCGTTGTATCAGCGTTGATGCATGGTGATTTAGAGCGTGTTTATTACGTAAAAATTAACGGTATGATAACACCAGCAATGGAAAAAGCGATGCAAGAAGGGCTTTTCCTCGAAAATGCACGCAAAGGTGGACATTCACATAGTGAGATTCGTTCAATGGATTTCGCACCATTTGTTTCGTATCGTATTATCAAAAATAACCCAACATTTTCTACGATTAAAGTGACCATCAATGAAGGCAAGAACAGAGAACTAAGACGTTTCTTTGGTTACTTTGATGTAGATGTTGTTGATCTCAAACGCGTTAGTTATGGCAAAATTGATCTAGGCATGTTAAGACCTGGTAAACACCGTTATTTTGATGGCGGAGAATATACCGCGCTCAGAGATTACCTTGAGTATATTAAAAGAGATGGTGATAAAATTCAAGTGGTTGACGAGGATGAAGAGGACGATGATCAATAA
- a CDS encoding replication-associated recombination protein A, translating into MINNFALFFRPKAIEALAGQKHLSGESSPFRKLLKSGSMSHSLFFGPAGVGKTTLARIVANELQLPFYELDATSVKVEEIRKILSQHRGALQKPLIFIDEIHRLSKTQQEVLLLPMENHEAIIIGASTENPYFVLSSGIRSRMMLFEFYPLEEDDLKTIVEHVREKVDFEIDEDALAYLISSSAGDSRALLNLLEFALKVDLHVKLEMLKILRPSALKDGVSSDNTHYNLISAMIKSVRGSDVDAALYYLARLIDGGESPDFIARRLVILASEDIGNANPNALNLASSTLTSVSKIGYPEARIILSQCLIYLACSPKSNSAYMAINSALEYVKNEKALKVPAHLKSPSPKGYLYPHDFGGWVEQKYLEKPLHFYDNLPIGYEKTLSEWLIKIKTKDKQS; encoded by the coding sequence ATGATCAATAACTTCGCTCTCTTCTTTCGCCCGAAAGCGATTGAAGCGTTAGCTGGGCAAAAACATCTGAGTGGTGAGAGTAGCCCTTTTCGAAAGCTATTAAAATCAGGTTCAATGAGCCATTCTCTTTTCTTTGGCCCTGCAGGTGTAGGGAAAACAACGTTAGCTCGTATTGTAGCGAATGAGTTACAGCTTCCTTTTTACGAACTGGATGCGACAAGTGTCAAGGTGGAAGAGATTCGTAAGATACTCTCCCAACACCGAGGAGCACTTCAAAAACCGCTTATTTTTATCGATGAGATTCATCGTCTCTCTAAAACGCAGCAAGAAGTACTTTTGCTTCCGATGGAAAACCATGAAGCGATTATTATTGGTGCTTCAACCGAAAACCCCTATTTTGTTCTGAGTTCTGGCATCCGCTCACGTATGATGCTTTTTGAGTTTTATCCACTTGAAGAGGATGATCTGAAAACCATTGTTGAGCATGTTCGTGAAAAAGTTGATTTTGAGATAGATGAAGATGCACTTGCTTATCTTATAAGTTCAAGTGCGGGGGACAGCAGAGCGCTCTTAAATTTACTGGAATTTGCACTCAAAGTGGATTTACATGTAAAGCTTGAAATGCTTAAAATTCTTCGTCCCAGTGCTCTTAAAGATGGTGTGAGTTCTGATAACACACACTATAACTTAATCAGTGCAATGATTAAAAGTGTTAGAGGTTCGGATGTGGATGCTGCGCTCTATTATTTAGCACGTCTTATTGATGGCGGAGAGAGCCCAGATTTCATCGCTAGACGGCTTGTAATCCTTGCAAGTGAAGATATCGGCAATGCTAACCCTAATGCGCTTAATTTGGCTTCTAGCACCCTTACAAGCGTCAGTAAGATAGGTTATCCCGAAGCACGAATCATTTTATCGCAATGTTTGATTTACCTTGCGTGTAGTCCTAAGTCAAATAGTGCGTATATGGCAATTAATAGCGCCTTAGAATACGTAAAAAATGAAAAAGCTCTCAAAGTTCCCGCTCATCTTAAAAGCCCCTCCCCTAAAGGGTATCTTTATCCTCATGATTTTGGTGGCTGGGTAGAGCAGAAGTATTTGGAAAAACCACTTCATTTTTATGATAATTTGCCGATAGGGTATGAGAAAACACTTTCTGAGTGGTTGATTAAAATCAAAACAAAAGATAAACAGTCATAA
- the fliK gene encoding flagellar hook-length control protein FliK, whose amino-acid sequence MDISTTSLLANQLQTLDPKATAKENATKIIQNSADIPLSITAQKTITTPNNAQEVIGQLLGSAVSEAKSKSAIFEILQNNQLFKNMGNFAEDIKNLTSLVKLDSSIAKPLALLQLFSKSIDQIDTKMLQEQVKNSGIFFESKLANIITQKGVQESIQALSSELQDHFSGTNKAVAPLAKEIIMIMDHLTSTQDLTSKEAQTSLKNLLDLFRQSVKQELSAEGTSVFKEAYQNIQKLDYAIKQMDLINSKVENYPASMKVEENFTTQVKVLLEMLKENLSALQLDDLQPQIDDLLTKGTLLKETNSVALPAKELLVTSPIAVKAEELLKTVQQPLAEHNAEEGLEEVVLAKETPMVSLSSASLTAALSGSALKPPETTEEALKIVANRIKQQIDILDPKSVQQADFVDKSNALEQKIHSLIKPELFLGKAIAQKLSLDPTDVELLSDMKGVLTKLSDNLQTSPQNKEALEITNRLLTQIEYHQLVSYVSSSTHLYVPFNWDGLKGGSMMMKQSSDDNFHCQIDLDLEAYGKLNMMLLLSGEKYIDISIAVQKKELSEKITDQLNQLKRAFNEVGLITGNVKMLEYKDVSVVKNDYFSGEKLQFGINITI is encoded by the coding sequence ATGGACATTTCGACTACTTCTCTTCTTGCCAATCAACTCCAAACACTTGATCCCAAAGCTACGGCTAAAGAGAATGCTACAAAGATTATCCAAAACAGTGCTGACATACCTCTTTCAATTACGGCTCAAAAAACTATAACAACACCCAATAATGCGCAAGAAGTCATTGGACAATTGCTCGGAAGTGCTGTAAGTGAAGCCAAATCTAAAAGTGCCATTTTTGAAATTTTACAAAACAATCAGCTTTTTAAAAATATGGGTAATTTTGCTGAAGATATTAAAAATCTAACTTCTCTTGTAAAACTTGATTCGTCTATTGCCAAACCATTAGCACTTTTACAACTCTTTTCTAAGAGTATAGATCAGATTGATACAAAGATGCTTCAAGAACAAGTCAAAAATTCGGGTATTTTTTTTGAATCCAAGTTAGCTAACATCATCACACAAAAAGGTGTACAAGAGAGTATTCAAGCACTCTCATCAGAGCTGCAAGATCATTTTAGTGGAACCAACAAGGCCGTTGCCCCTCTTGCAAAAGAGATCATTATGATTATGGATCACTTAACGTCCACACAAGATCTTACCTCTAAAGAAGCGCAAACAAGCTTGAAAAATTTACTTGATCTTTTTCGCCAAAGTGTGAAGCAAGAACTTTCAGCAGAGGGGACCTCTGTCTTTAAAGAGGCTTATCAAAATATTCAAAAGCTTGACTACGCAATTAAGCAAATGGATTTGATCAACTCTAAAGTCGAAAATTATCCTGCGAGTATGAAAGTGGAAGAGAACTTTACAACGCAAGTAAAAGTTCTCTTAGAAATGCTTAAAGAAAACCTTAGTGCATTGCAACTTGATGATCTTCAGCCACAGATTGATGATTTACTCACTAAAGGAACACTTTTAAAAGAAACTAACAGTGTTGCCCTTCCTGCTAAAGAGCTGTTAGTGACTTCGCCTATTGCAGTTAAAGCGGAAGAGCTTTTGAAAACGGTACAACAACCCTTAGCAGAGCATAATGCAGAAGAAGGTTTAGAAGAAGTTGTGTTAGCAAAAGAAACACCAATGGTTTCACTCTCCTCCGCTTCTTTAACCGCAGCATTGAGTGGTAGTGCCCTGAAACCACCTGAAACAACTGAGGAAGCGCTCAAAATAGTTGCTAATCGCATCAAACAACAAATAGATATTCTTGATCCCAAAAGTGTACAACAAGCTGATTTTGTTGATAAGAGTAATGCATTAGAGCAAAAAATTCATAGTCTTATTAAACCAGAGCTTTTTTTGGGTAAAGCAATCGCTCAAAAACTCTCGCTTGATCCAACTGATGTTGAATTGCTCAGTGATATGAAAGGTGTTTTAACCAAGCTCAGCGACAATCTTCAAACATCACCTCAAAATAAAGAGGCTTTAGAGATTACGAATCGTCTTTTAACACAGATAGAGTACCACCAATTAGTTTCGTACGTGAGTAGCTCAACGCATCTGTATGTCCCTTTTAACTGGGATGGCCTTAAAGGTGGCTCAATGATGATGAAACAATCAAGCGATGATAACTTTCACTGCCAAATCGATCTTGATCTTGAAGCCTATGGTAAGCTCAATATGATGCTTCTACTCTCTGGTGAAAAATACATCGATATTTCGATTGCTGTGCAGAAAAAAGAGCTAAGCGAGAAGATTACAGATCAATTAAATCAATTAAAACGTGCATTCAACGAAGTAGGATTGATTACAGGCAATGTGAAAATGTTAGAATATAAAGACGTAAGCGTTGTTAAAAATGACTATTTTAGCGGGGAAAAGCTCCAATTTGGGATTAATATTACAATATGA
- a CDS encoding EscU/YscU/HrcU family type III secretion system export apparatus switch protein has protein sequence MNTPTQKPQKAVALKYDREKSGAPKVVASGKGEVANKIIKLAQEHDIFIKKDADLVELLSKIELNKEIPPMLYKAVAEVFSFIYKITGDKRK, from the coding sequence ATGAATACACCAACTCAAAAACCACAAAAAGCCGTTGCCCTTAAATACGATCGTGAAAAAAGTGGCGCACCAAAAGTTGTTGCCTCTGGCAAAGGCGAAGTGGCAAATAAGATCATTAAATTAGCACAAGAGCATGATATTTTTATCAAAAAAGATGCTGATTTGGTTGAACTTCTCTCTAAGATAGAACTCAATAAAGAGATTCCTCCTATGCTCTATAAAGCAGTTGCAGAAGTCTTTAGCTTCATCTATAAAATTACTGGAGATAAGCGTAAATAA
- a CDS encoding YdcF family protein: MSMVYILSKIFTYVVLSPVIFIFLLFVSALFTKKFRKTIGLFALSFYLLSTFIVAEALLTPLEKPFNTILTELNVDSVIVLSGGNIPASANLPLGPDATKRALWGLMLAKSYSLPLLFSGGGAEEYKESDAFIEFIQEMSQTLGFESRFTQNLTLNNFSIYVEDKSLDTYENAKFSKSIFETSGIQNPKICLVTSAYHMERSMKLYKHFGFQVTPCATDFKLGPTSKEITFFHFVPNFQSLYLSYTALHEYAGLLSLKIRGI; this comes from the coding sequence ATGAGTATGGTTTATATTCTTTCAAAAATTTTTACATACGTTGTATTGTCGCCTGTAATTTTTATTTTTTTACTCTTCGTGAGTGCGCTTTTTACAAAAAAGTTTAGAAAAACGATAGGGCTTTTTGCTCTATCGTTTTACCTCTTATCAACGTTCATAGTCGCAGAAGCTTTACTCACCCCTTTAGAAAAGCCCTTTAATACTATACTTACTGAACTAAACGTTGATAGTGTCATTGTTTTATCAGGTGGTAATATCCCCGCTAGTGCAAACTTGCCTCTTGGTCCAGATGCTACAAAACGAGCCCTTTGGGGACTCATGCTTGCAAAATCATATTCATTGCCTCTGCTGTTCAGTGGTGGCGGAGCTGAAGAATATAAAGAAAGTGATGCTTTTATAGAATTTATACAAGAAATGTCTCAAACTCTCGGTTTTGAATCACGCTTTACACAAAACTTGACCCTAAACAATTTTTCTATTTATGTGGAAGATAAAAGCTTAGATACTTACGAAAACGCAAAATTTAGCAAATCTATTTTTGAAACATCGGGTATTCAAAATCCTAAAATTTGTCTTGTAACTTCAGCATACCACATGGAACGCTCAATGAAGCTCTATAAGCATTTTGGATTTCAAGTAACACCTTGTGCAACAGACTTTAAATTAGGACCAACATCAAAAGAAATTACTTTTTTTCATTTTGTACCTAATTTTCAATCACTTTATTTAAGTTATACGGCATTACATGAGTACGCTGGCTTATTGAGCTTAAAAATTCGAGGGATTTAA
- the purM gene encoding phosphoribosylformylglycinamidine cyclo-ligase has product MSTVSYKDAGVDIDAGNQFVENIKPLVKSTFDKNVIGGIGSFAGAYELPTGYQKPVILGATDGVGTKLKLAIDSGIYNTVGIDLVAMCANDLICNFGTPLFFLDYYAMSKLEIDAAVSIVQGIAEGCIQAECSLIGGETAEMPGMYHGKDFDLAGFAVGIAEKDEMNRLPHVKAGDVLIALPSSGVHSNGFSLVRKIFFDKLGYNFDTEFDGKPLIETLLTPTRIYVKLFKALKSKINALAHITGGGIVENLPRVLPEGLQAHVYKSKIKTLPVFDFMSQYVEESEMHRTFNMGVGMILVVSPENVDEVLANSDGYVIGELKVGPKSAVML; this is encoded by the coding sequence ATGAGCACAGTCAGCTACAAAGACGCTGGCGTCGATATAGACGCGGGAAACCAATTTGTCGAAAATATTAAACCATTGGTCAAATCCACTTTTGATAAAAATGTCATCGGAGGTATTGGCTCATTTGCAGGTGCATATGAGCTTCCTACCGGATACCAAAAACCTGTTATTTTAGGTGCAACCGATGGTGTTGGAACAAAACTTAAGCTTGCAATCGATTCAGGCATTTACAACACTGTAGGCATTGACCTTGTTGCGATGTGTGCGAATGATCTTATCTGCAACTTTGGAACACCACTTTTCTTTCTTGACTACTATGCAATGAGCAAACTTGAAATAGACGCTGCTGTAAGTATTGTCCAAGGCATTGCAGAGGGATGTATTCAAGCTGAGTGTTCACTTATCGGTGGAGAAACAGCTGAAATGCCAGGAATGTATCATGGTAAAGATTTTGATCTTGCAGGTTTTGCAGTTGGTATTGCTGAAAAAGATGAGATGAACCGTCTTCCACACGTTAAGGCTGGCGATGTTCTTATAGCTCTTCCAAGCTCAGGCGTTCACTCTAATGGTTTTTCACTCGTTCGCAAAATATTTTTTGACAAATTAGGCTATAACTTTGATACAGAGTTTGATGGGAAACCACTCATTGAAACACTTTTAACACCAACACGTATCTACGTAAAACTCTTTAAAGCACTTAAATCTAAGATTAACGCTTTAGCACACATCACAGGTGGTGGTATTGTTGAGAACCTTCCTCGCGTTCTTCCTGAAGGATTACAAGCACATGTCTACAAATCAAAAATCAAAACACTTCCAGTATTCGACTTTATGAGCCAATACGTCGAAGAGAGTGAAATGCATCGTACCTTTAACATGGGTGTGGGTATGATTCTTGTTGTCAGTCCTGAAAATGTAGATGAAGTTCTTGCAAACAGCGACGGCTATGTGATTGGTGAGCTTAAAGTTGGCCCTAAAAGCGCTGTTATGCTCTAA
- the coaE gene encoding dephospho-CoA kinase (Dephospho-CoA kinase (CoaE) performs the final step in coenzyme A biosynthesis.) encodes MAYEHAIVLTGGIATGKSTVSSMLRSHGFEVIDADVIAKEVLPLHVKELEAIFGDRVICAGAIDRKALGTLIFNDKAEREKLNAFLHPLIRQEIFRRCDLLEEKQKPYIIDIPLYFESDGYSCKLVAVVYAPVEVQRKRLMVRENFTKEEAQKRIDAQISIEEKKILADFLINNSFDMKFLESEIEKFIKFVRGKYANCKI; translated from the coding sequence ATGGCGTATGAACATGCGATTGTTTTAACAGGTGGAATAGCCACAGGTAAAAGTACTGTCTCGTCGATGCTCAGATCTCACGGTTTTGAAGTGATCGATGCAGACGTGATCGCGAAAGAGGTTTTACCTTTACATGTAAAAGAGCTAGAAGCTATTTTTGGGGATCGTGTCATTTGTGCTGGAGCAATTGATCGTAAGGCGCTTGGAACACTGATTTTTAATGACAAAGCGGAACGCGAAAAACTAAATGCTTTTTTACATCCCTTGATTCGTCAAGAGATATTTAGACGTTGTGATCTTTTAGAAGAGAAGCAAAAGCCTTATATTATCGATATTCCACTCTATTTTGAGAGTGATGGCTACTCGTGTAAGCTTGTCGCTGTTGTGTATGCACCTGTTGAGGTACAACGCAAACGGCTAATGGTGCGAGAGAATTTCACCAAAGAAGAGGCGCAAAAACGTATTGATGCTCAGATTAGTATTGAAGAGAAGAAGATCTTAGCCGATTTTCTTATCAACAACTCTTTTGATATGAAATTTTTAGAGAGTGAAATCGAAAAATTTATTAAATTTGTACGAGGCAAATATGCAAATTGCAAAATATAA
- the dapF gene encoding diaminopimelate epimerase: protein MQIAKYNANGNDFIIFHTFIEVDRSALAQQLCHRQSGIGADGLIILLPHAEYDFKWQFYNSDGSTASMCGNGTRACAHYAFTNHLAKASMRFLTGAGVITSMVENDIVETALTTPQVLSESFEENGLTWHFCDTGVPHLVTFVEDTACFDKVIARQMRYKYNANVNYAKFEKNALHVRTYERGVEDETLACGTGMAACFYSAYRQKLVGISAKVYPTSGDELSLRIEDQRLFFKGRIQKVFETTLEL, encoded by the coding sequence ATGCAAATTGCAAAATATAATGCAAATGGTAATGACTTTATTATTTTTCATACCTTTATTGAGGTTGATCGAAGTGCATTAGCGCAACAGTTATGCCATAGACAAAGTGGTATTGGAGCTGATGGATTAATCATTTTGCTACCACACGCTGAATATGATTTTAAATGGCAATTTTATAATAGTGATGGAAGTACTGCTTCAATGTGCGGTAATGGTACGCGCGCATGTGCTCACTACGCATTTACCAACCATTTAGCCAAGGCATCCATGCGATTTCTAACAGGTGCTGGGGTCATTACATCAATGGTGGAAAATGATATTGTTGAGACAGCATTAACAACACCTCAAGTGCTGAGCGAATCATTTGAAGAAAATGGATTAACATGGCATTTTTGCGATACAGGAGTACCACATTTGGTTACTTTTGTTGAGGATACAGCATGTTTTGATAAAGTGATTGCACGACAAATGCGCTACAAATACAATGCCAATGTGAATTACGCCAAATTTGAAAAAAATGCTTTACATGTAAGAACCTATGAACGTGGCGTTGAAGATGAAACACTGGCATGCGGCACTGGAATGGCAGCATGTTTTTACAGTGCGTATCGTCAAAAATTAGTAGGAATAAGTGCAAAAGTTTACCCAACCAGTGGGGATGAGTTAAGTTTGCGCATTGAAGATCAGAGACTTTTTTTCAAAGGTAGAATTCAAAAAGTCTTTGAAACGACGCTGGAACTCTAA
- a CDS encoding glucosaminidase domain-containing protein: MKRRWNSNFVKFLSTLFIASCMLAQSALYAGGLSSEYYQIEDNAKQKEEFIRELKVLVDKGNDEIKKDREFITNFFAKAMPDAFRGLNHANVGYLISLRNKYGIESLFDRDEYFKRIDVIPTSLALAQASLESGWGKSRFAREANNLFGHWTYSGVGLMPQNRTIGKTHMIRIFGSLQKSVNSYMLNLNTNDAYIAFREKRLQARNSGKSFGGMEASKTMVNYSELKEEYIKMIKEMIDQNNLLIYDK, from the coding sequence TTGAAACGACGCTGGAACTCTAATTTCGTGAAATTTCTTTCTACTCTTTTTATCGCCTCTTGCATGCTCGCTCAGAGCGCTCTTTACGCAGGAGGTTTATCCTCGGAATATTATCAGATTGAAGACAATGCTAAACAAAAAGAGGAATTTATTCGCGAGCTTAAAGTACTGGTTGATAAAGGTAATGATGAGATCAAAAAAGATCGCGAGTTTATTACCAATTTTTTTGCGAAAGCTATGCCTGATGCGTTTCGCGGTCTCAATCATGCTAATGTCGGTTATCTAATCTCTTTACGCAATAAATACGGCATAGAATCGCTCTTTGATAGAGATGAGTACTTTAAACGTATTGATGTCATTCCTACTTCATTAGCATTAGCCCAAGCTTCTCTTGAGAGTGGATGGGGAAAGAGCCGCTTTGCAAGAGAGGCTAATAATCTTTTTGGACACTGGACCTATTCGGGTGTTGGATTGATGCCTCAAAATAGAACGATTGGTAAAACACATATGATCCGTATCTTTGGATCACTTCAAAAATCGGTCAATTCATACATGCTCAATCTTAATACCAATGATGCCTATATCGCATTTCGAGAAAAGAGACTACAAGCGCGCAACAGTGGGAAAAGTTTTGGAGGTATGGAAGCTTCTAAAACGATGGTCAACTACTCTGAATTAAAAGAGGAATATATTAAGATGATTAAAGAGATGATTGATCAAAATAATCTTCTTATTTACGATAAATAG